Proteins co-encoded in one Brassica rapa cultivar Chiifu-401-42 chromosome A02, CAAS_Brap_v3.01, whole genome shotgun sequence genomic window:
- the LOC103852232 gene encoding protein TRIGALACTOSYLDIACYLGLYCEROL 3, chloroplastic, which translates to MLSFASSSLLRTSLHFHASSHQPVPMSRRSITPFRRKVFCCSTATKFDSLSKSGGGLREPENDSDVLIECRDVYKSFGDKHILKGVSFKIRHGEAVGVIGPSGTGKSTILKIMAGLLAPDKGEVYIRGKKRAGLISDEEISGLRIGLVFQSAALFDSLTVRENVGFLLYENSKMSENQISELVTQTLAAVGLKGVENRLPSELSGGMKKRVALARSLIFDTTKEVIEPEVLLYDEPTAGLDPIASTVVEDLIRSVHLTGEEDSLGKPGKIASYLVVTHQHSTIQRAVDRLLFLYEGKIVWQGMTHEFTTSTNPIVQQFATGSLDGPIRY; encoded by the exons ATGCTTTCTTTTGCCTCTTCTTCCTTGCTTCGTACAAGTTTACACTTCCATGCTTCTTCCCACCAACCCGTCCCTATGTCTAGAAGAAGTATTACCCCGTTCCGTCGGAAAGTCTTTTGCTGTTCCACCGCCACCAAATTCGAT AGTCTATCAAAGTCAGGAGGAGGTTTGCGTGAGCCTGAGAATGATTCTGATGTTCTTATAGAATGTCGAGATGTCTACAAATCATTTGGGGATAAACATATCTTGAAAGGTGTTTCCTTTAAG ATTAGACATGGGGAAGCTGTTGGGGTGATTGGTCCTTCTGGGACTGGAAAGTCCACAATTTTAAAGATCATGGCTGGTCTTCTTGCTCCAGACAAG GGAGAGGTTTATATACGAGGGAAAAAGCGAGCTGGTTTGATAAGTGATGAGGAGATATCAGGGCTTCGTATTGGCCTT GTTTTTCAGAGTGCAGCTCTCTTTGATTCTCTTACAGTTCGTGAAAATGTTGGTTTTCTACT CTATGAGAATTCAAAAATGTCGGAGAATCAAATATCTGAGCTTGTGACACAGACCTTGGCAGCTGTTGGTTTGAAG GGTGTTGAGAATCGACTGCCTTCTGAGCTATCTGGTGGGATGAAGAAAAGGGTTGCTTTAGCTCGTTCACTTATTTTCGATACAACAAAGGAGGTCATAGAGCCAGAG gTGCTCTTGTACGATGAGCCAACAGCTGGACTTGATCCCATTGCATCAACTGTAGTTGAAGATCTTATACGATCTGTTCACTTGACGGGCGAGGAGGATTCACTTGGGAAACCTGGGAAGATCGCCTCTTATTTGGTTGTTACCCATCAACATAGCACCATTCAAAGAGCTGTAGACAG GTTATTGTTTCTGTATGAAGGAAAAATCGTCTGGCAAGGAATGACTCATGAATTTACAACCTCAACAAATCCAATAGTTCAACAG TTTGCTACAGGCAGCCTTGACGGACCAATTAGATACTAA